Below is a window of Spelaeicoccus albus DNA.
ATCGCACGATTCACGACGGAACTCGATAGGTTAGGCGTATGGACGCTCCCCTGGATGATTTGGAAACCGGTGCCCCGGCCGAGCATGCGCATCGGACGACCTGGGCGGCCGGCGTCCTGCGTCGATGGATCGGGGCCGGACGGCTGAAGCCTGCCATGAAGCTGTCGGAGTATTCGCTGGCAGCCACGCTGCACGTATCGCGCAATACGCTGCGGGAGGCGTTCACGGTGCTGGCCGGGGAATCGATCATCACGCGGATTCCGAACCGCGGCGTGTACGTGGCAGCGCCGAACGCCGACGATGTGCGCGAAATGTACAAGGTTCGCCGGATGGTCGAACCCGCCGCGGTGTTATGGGGCCCGGGAAGCGTGGCCCGCGAGGTCGAAGCCATGGAAGCGGCAATCGAACGCGCGCGCATCGCCAGGGAGTCGAATCTGGTACCGGACATGGCGGGCGCCAATAATGATTTCCATCGCGCCGTGGTCGCGCTCAGCGGCAGCGCCGATCTGCAAAACCTGATGGTGCGAACGTTGGCGCAAATGCGGCTGGTCTTCCATGCCATGTCATCGATCCCCGATTTCCACAGCCATTATGTCGAGCGCAACGCCGAACTCGTGGAGTTGATCAAATCGGGTGACAGGCCCCGCGCCGCGGACGTCTTGCGGGAGTATCTCGACATTTCGGAGGCCGAGCTGTTGGAACACATGTCCGGCGAGGGCAGCTGACGGCCGCCTGCACCCCTTCATCCCGCGCCGCACCCTCGCAAAACGCGCCGCGACGGATAGCCCGCCCCGTCATGACGGGGCGTTCCCGACGGCGCGGCGCGTTTTGCGAAAATGGCGGATCAAGGCACCTGGTAGTCGGCATCCCGCGCGTCGGTGATCAGCATGTGCCCGGGAGCGTGCGAGATGGCCAGCGGAGGGCGCGATTCCATCACTGCGGCTTGCGGCGTCACACCGCACGCCCAAAACACCGGGATCGACCCGTCCGGAATGCGCACGGGATCGCCGAAGTCCGGGCGGGACAAGTCGGCAATACCGAGATCGCGCGGATTGCCGACATGCACGGGAGCGCCGTGCACGGCGGGATACCGGCTCGTGATGCGGACGGCGTCGGCGACTTGCGCAGCCGGGATCGGACGCATCGAAACCACCAACGGGCCCGCTATTTGTCCGGCCGGGGCGCACCGTCGGGCAGTCGAGTACATGGGCACGTTGACGCCCTGATCGATGTGGGCCATTCGGATTCCCGTGTCCACCAGCGCCGTCTCGAAGGTAAAGCTGCAGCCGACGATGAAGGTCACGAGATCGTCGCGCCAATAGTCGGTGATCTCGGTGGGCTCTGCCGTCTTCTTACCGTCCGAGTACACGACGTAGCGGGGCGCATCGGTGCGGATGTCGCCGCCGGTCAGCAACGGCCCGCTGGTCTGCCCGGCGTCCAGCACGCCGAGGATCGGGCACGGCTTCGGATTGCGCTGGGCGAAGAGCAGCACGTCGAAGGCGATATCGCGCGGCACGATGATGAGGTTGGCTTGGGCGTATCCGCGCGCCCAGCCGGACGTCGGGACGGCAACTCCCCGCGCAAACAGCGACCGCGCTTCGGACGGCGTGAGGGCGCCGGGGTCGTCGGGCAGATCCACCGCGCTCACGCCCACAGCGATTCGAGGCCGGATATCGAGTTCCAGCCCAAATAGATTGTCAGCAGCCAAGCGAGGACGCCGGCGATCAGCAGCCATTTCGGATACTTGTATCCCTGCAGCAGATCGCGCCGTCGCCACGCCGCGTACAGCAGGACCGCAAGCCCGATGGGCAGGATCAATCCGTTGAACGCTC
It encodes the following:
- a CDS encoding GntR family transcriptional regulator: MDAPLDDLETGAPAEHAHRTTWAAGVLRRWIGAGRLKPAMKLSEYSLAATLHVSRNTLREAFTVLAGESIITRIPNRGVYVAAPNADDVREMYKVRRMVEPAAVLWGPGSVAREVEAMEAAIERARIARESNLVPDMAGANNDFHRAVVALSGSADLQNLMVRTLAQMRLVFHAMSSIPDFHSHYVERNAELVELIKSGDRPRAADVLREYLDISEAELLEHMSGEGS
- a CDS encoding putative hydro-lyase, which translates into the protein MSAVDLPDDPGALTPSEARSLFARGVAVPTSGWARGYAQANLIIVPRDIAFDVLLFAQRNPKPCPILGVLDAGQTSGPLLTGGDIRTDAPRYVVYSDGKKTAEPTEITDYWRDDLVTFIVGCSFTFETALVDTGIRMAHIDQGVNVPMYSTARRCAPAGQIAGPLVVSMRPIPAAQVADAVRITSRYPAVHGAPVHVGNPRDLGIADLSRPDFGDPVRIPDGSIPVFWACGVTPQAAVMESRPPLAISHAPGHMLITDARDADYQVP